CAAAAAACCTCTCGGAAACCTTTTGGATGTCATTTTACAACGAATCATGGCAATCTATGGCCATGTTCTTGTTGCCCATGGGAATAATTTTGGTAACCAGTATGTTAACCCAGCTGGAATTTAAGAACAATACCTGGAAACAGTTATTTAGTAGTCCGCAACCACTCTATTTTATTTTTGTCGCAAAAATGAAAGTGATATTCCTGCTAATGCTACTGTTTTTATTACTTTTTAATATTGGCATCTATGTTTCGGTATTGATACCGGCTTTAATATTTGGAAAAATTCCTTTTCCAACCGACTCAATTCCTGTTTTAACCTTTTTAAAATCAAGTGCTTTATATTTTATAGATTGTTTACCGATAATAGCCTTGCAGTATCTGATAAGCCTTCGGTTTAAAAATTTTCTTGTTCCCGTAGGGGTTGGGTTTGCGCTCATAATAGCTTCTATGTTTGCACTTTCCTGGAAGTTTGGTTACACTTTCCCCTATATCTACAGTTCCTTAAACTATTTTCAATCTTCAGGTACTGAAAGAACTGCTTCTGAAATAAGTTTTCATTGGTTTGCAATCGGTTATTTTGTCCTGATTACCTTTGTAAATTATTTAATATTTAGTAATAGAACCGAAAAGGGATAAAATTTTAGCTTATCAATTTATAATTCATCAAAACCTGTTAATAATTTAATAATGAGAAAAATAGCAGTTATTCTTTTGCACTTCGGTTATTGGGCGATGTATATATTTCTCTTATTTATTTTCTTCGTTCTCAATGCGGCATCACAGGAGAATTTTAGTGCAGATAAAATTCAATTTTTTATCGATTGG
The genomic region above belongs to Bacteroidota bacterium and contains:
- a CDS encoding ABC transporter permease encodes the protein MKNFIFNSLSSELLKIKNTAALWLVVGGSLFIPLIMIIIQISYPEKTAAKNLSETFWMSFYNESWQSMAMFLLPMGIILVTSMLTQLEFKNNTWKQLFSSPQPLYFIFVAKMKVIFLLMLLFLLLFNIGIYVSVLIPALIFGKIPFPTDSIPVLTFLKSSALYFIDCLPIIALQYLISLRFKNFLVPVGVGFALIIASMFALSWKFGYTFPYIYSSLNYFQSSGTERTASEISFHWFAIGYFVLITFVNYLIFSNRTEKG